From a single Herbiconiux sp. SALV-R1 genomic region:
- a CDS encoding carbohydrate ABC transporter permease — protein MSRSIRTAVLIVAGIIWLLPVYLLVINAAKSPADFTSKEAWLPNGFALFDNMADALSLSGLGDAVLSTLIYAVVSPIVAVLVGAAAGFAIVALRLKHGFAWFVVIFGGTVFPLQMVLIPLFDGYSRVGLFDTRFGMVLIYTAISVPFSAFVMRNFFSGIAHNVFEAAVVDGASTWRIFTRVYIPMAMSALVAIFILQATFVWNDLLLGLTLSQSDDVRPIVTTLSGMQSTYGGAQLSTVLAAGILVSLPTVVLFLFTQKFFAKGLALGQY, from the coding sequence ATGTCGAGATCCATCCGCACCGCCGTCTTGATCGTCGCCGGCATCATCTGGCTGTTGCCCGTCTACCTCCTGGTCATCAACGCCGCCAAGTCGCCCGCCGACTTCACCTCGAAGGAGGCGTGGCTGCCCAACGGCTTCGCGCTGTTCGACAACATGGCGGATGCGCTGTCGCTGTCGGGCCTCGGAGACGCCGTGCTCAGCACGCTCATCTACGCCGTCGTCTCGCCGATCGTCGCCGTGCTCGTCGGTGCGGCGGCCGGTTTCGCCATCGTCGCACTGCGGTTGAAGCACGGGTTCGCGTGGTTCGTGGTGATCTTCGGCGGCACCGTGTTCCCGCTGCAGATGGTGCTCATCCCGCTGTTCGACGGCTACTCGCGAGTGGGCCTGTTCGACACACGATTCGGCATGGTGCTGATCTACACCGCCATCTCGGTGCCGTTCTCGGCCTTCGTGATGCGCAACTTCTTCTCCGGCATCGCGCACAACGTGTTCGAGGCCGCGGTGGTGGACGGTGCGTCGACGTGGCGCATCTTCACGCGGGTCTACATCCCGATGGCGATGAGCGCGCTGGTGGCCATCTTCATCCTGCAGGCCACCTTCGTGTGGAACGACCTGCTGCTCGGGCTCACCCTCAGCCAGTCCGACGACGTCCGGCCCATCGTCACGACGCTCAGCGGCATGCAGAGCACCTATGGCGGCGCGCAGCTCTCGACGGTGCTGGCGGCGGGCATCCTGGTGTCGCTGCCGACCGTCGTGCTGTTCCTGTTCACCCAGAAGTTCTTCGCCAAGGGCCTCGCGCTCGGGCAGTACTAG